The Gemmatimonas sp. UBA7669 genome segment GCACGGGGTCGCGCGGCGCGGTGAGCAACACCGGTTTGCGGGTGTCGGCGGCGTCGGCGCTGCCAATGGTGACGACGCCGGTCTCGCCTTCGCGTCCACGCGCGAGGCGCTGCTCATCAACCAGCGTGGACAGGGCGGCGGCCAGAAACGGGCCGCCTTCGCCGCGCACGGCAATGGCCGGCGGCGGCGCCACGCGCACGGCAAAGTGCCGCGTGTCGTCAGCGCGCAGGGCATCGGCATCGAGCTCCACACTGCCGCGCACCCAGCCGCTGGAGGCGCTGGCCAGACGCGGGGTGACGCGGGCTGGGGCCTCAATGGTGGCCGGGGACACATCCCCGCGGGCCACGGTGCGTCCATCGAGTGCGAGGCGCCAGCTCGTGGAGTCCGGTGAGGCCACGGCCAGCGACACCGCCCCGCCCGGTGTCCAGCGCGTGGGTTCGGGCGTGGCCTGCAACACCGCGCGATTGGCGGTCATGGCCGCCGGGACCGTGAGCAGCAGCACCGGCACATCGGGCGCATCCAGCACACTGTCGGCGCGGAACGCTGAGGGCTGACCGTCTGATACGAGCGCGACCACCGGCGTACGTGGTGCGCCACTGCGCGCGAGGCCGAGGGCGCGCTGCGTGGCCGCCGCGAGATCACCACGACCGCCAAGAGGCGTGAGATCACGCAGGCCGGCTTCGAGAGTTGCCGGCGTTCCGCCCAGTACCCGACCGTCGGCGGTGACAATCCAGCCGCGGTCATCGTTGGTGAGTTCCTGCAGCAGCGACCGCGCCGCGGCCCGCAGGCTGTCGAGGCGCGGGCGTCCATCCTGCACCACGCCGCTGCTCATGGAGTTGTCGAGCACCACGGCCACGGCAATGGGTGCATGCCCGGTGCCAAACAAGGCGGCAATGGGACGTGCCGCCGCCAATGCCAGCGCCAGCACCGCAATGAGCCGCAGAATGAGCAGCAGCCGGTTGCGCAGCTTGAGATCGCGGCTGTGCTCCTGCTCCATGCGCAGCAGATAGCGCACCGCGGGAAAGTCGACGGTGCGCCCGATGCGCCGCCGCAGCAGGTGCACGAGCAGCGGCACGCCGGCCAGAGCGGCCAGGGCGAGAAAGGCGGGAGCGAGGAAGGCCATCAGTTGGTGTACGTCGTTCGTGATGCGATGGGGTCGGCAGTACGTGGCGTCACACCATCGCCCCGCGTCCGTTCACACCCACCAGATGCCGCAGCGGCCGACCGAAGGGCTCGTTGGTGTAGGCCAGCGCGTAGCGCGCGCCGGCGCGGCCGAGAGCCGAGCGCCAGT includes the following:
- a CDS encoding VWA domain-containing protein, with amino-acid sequence MAFLAPAFLALAALAGVPLLVHLLRRRIGRTVDFPAVRYLLRMEQEHSRDLKLRNRLLLILRLIAVLALALAAARPIAALFGTGHAPIAVAVVLDNSMSSGVVQDGRPRLDSLRAAARSLLQELTNDDRGWIVTADGRVLGGTPATLEAGLRDLTPLGGRGDLAAATQRALGLARSGAPRTPVVALVSDGQPSAFRADSVLDAPDVPVLLLTVPAAMTANRAVLQATPEPTRWTPGGAVSLAVASPDSTSWRLALDGRTVARGDVSPATIEAPARVTPRLASASSGWVRGSVELDADALRADDTRHFAVRVAPPPAIAVRGEGGPFLAAALSTLVDEQRLARGREGETGVVTIGSADAADTRKPVLLTAPRDPVRVGEANRQLARLDIPWRFGAIARATVLARVAGAASADTNAASTRAFDGAPVRLRYPLLYSPGEKVAGADRPDTIATAGGAPWVVAGADYVLLGSPLDPEATDLPLRAAFVPWVLEALARRLGDEGRLLTAAPGATLSGLRDLTALEAPDGSLLPLSGDRATVPATSGVYFLRRQAARVGALVVNPEPEESAFEPMPAGGAEALLARMLRGQDVAAASTVAEWQRAVFSRAAGQALLMPLVALALLALMAEAWVSRR